The following proteins are encoded in a genomic region of Ostrea edulis chromosome 7, xbOstEdul1.1, whole genome shotgun sequence:
- the LOC125656339 gene encoding uncharacterized protein LOC125656339 produces the protein MARGAWCVCLLGLTAVLASPVKRNEGGDYGAVTPSREQMEEAFKHIPKETIRKMGREMNENIKDAVEMTERMRQIEEPIRQDWTLDPELMKESGFLMEDSAEISEVFNTLPALDVKDMHFLQTCIARGKETDFDNITDKRDLLNEVLRQVFDCSAIGLSLLETETNLDGLTDEELTPAEVINRIEKVQQISFEFLHLGGFVFKFSRRVEKDFGKISNNELVHGNYEGSKESKSGQVTGSPIEASIPKGNDKATEAQGDSGFDKTVRELKRLLSNRNLKTMEDKRVEEKSDEKEDKSTNENDSENARGKPRQDKDRKGPAGNSKGPSADRSNKEDDTKTEDTGKMELLKKQLGKLLGLTNEDEKASVDERENVASKNGKKTEVPQIGGGAGGKKPTSGSDDVKKRELVDLLRVLAERREILKREHVRD, from the exons GAAATGAGGGCGGAGACTACGGAGCCGTGACACCATCACGTGAACAAATGGAGGAAG CTTTTAAGCACATCCCCAAGGAAACGATAAGAAAAATGGGCAGAGAAATGAACGAGAATATCAAGGATGCCGTTGAAATGACTGAGAGGATGAGACAGATCGAAG AACCAATCCGTCAAGACTGGACATTAGATCCGGAACTAATGAAGGAATCAGGATTTCTGATGGAGGATTCGGCGGAAATTTCTGAAGTCTTCAATACCCTTCCCG CTCTGGACGTAAAGGACATGCATTTCCTCCAGACTTGTATTGCGA GAGGAAAGGAGACAGATTTCGACAATATAACAGACAAACGAGACTTGCTAAACGAAGTTCTGAGGCAGGTGTTTGATTGCTCGGCCATTGGGTTGTCGCTGTTAGAAACGGAAACCAATCTAGACGGACTGAcag ACGAGGAATTAACTCCAGCAGAAGTGATCAATCGAATTGAGAAAGTCCAACAAATATCATTTGAATTCCTCCATCTTGGTGGTTTCGTCTTCAAATTTTCTAGGAGAGTGGAGA AGGACTTTGGAAAAATATCGAATAACGAGCTTGTACATGGTAACTATGAAGGGTCAAAAGAATCAAAGAGCGGACAAGTCACGGGTTCCCCTATAGAGGCGAGCATCCCTAAAGGGAACGACAAGGCCACTGAAGCCCAAGGCGACAGCGGATTCGACAAAACCGTGAGAGAATTGAAACGACTTCTCAGTaacagaaatttgaaaacaatggaGGACAAGAGGGTAGAGGAGAAATCTGACGAAAAGGAAGATAAAAGTACGAATGAAAACGATTCAGAAAATGCAAGAGGGAAACCCCGACAAGACAAGGATCGAAAAGGGCCGGCGGGAAATAGCAAAGGTCCCTCTGCAGACAGAAGTAATAAAGAGGACGATACCAAGACCGAGGACACAGGTAAAATGGAATTGTTGAAAAAACAACTCGGGAAGCTGTTAGGACTGACGAATGAAGACGAGAAGGCTTCTGTAGACGAACGCGAAAACGTAGCCTccaaaaatggaaagaaaacaGAGGTACCACAGATAGGTGGGGGCGCTGGGGGTAAGAAACCGACTTCCGGTTCTGATGACGTAAAGAAGAGAGAGTTAGTGGACTTACTCCGAGTGCTTGCCGAGAGAAGAGAGATTCTGAAAAGAGAACACGTACGGGATTAG